In the Corynebacterium suedekumii genome, one interval contains:
- a CDS encoding zinc-binding dehydrogenase: protein MAARNTPAATIVAVDLQDSRLALATELGATHTVNSGETDMLEAIAEICGGPADYVLDCTGNIKVIEQAADAVGLLGTFILVGGAPAEARFSVDHMRTLFGKTVVGTLGGSSTSHELIPGLIKLYQAGRFPFDRLVTVYDFDEIDKAIHDAHEGGTIKAVLRVSDI, encoded by the coding sequence ATGGCAGCCCGTAACACCCCGGCCGCGACGATTGTCGCCGTGGACCTGCAGGACAGCCGTCTGGCGCTGGCGACGGAACTCGGCGCCACCCACACCGTCAATTCCGGCGAGACCGACATGCTCGAGGCGATCGCCGAGATCTGTGGCGGTCCGGCCGACTACGTCCTCGACTGCACCGGCAACATCAAGGTGATCGAGCAGGCCGCGGACGCCGTGGGACTGCTCGGCACCTTCATCCTCGTCGGCGGCGCACCAGCGGAGGCGCGCTTCTCCGTCGACCACATGCGCACCCTGTTCGGCAAGACCGTCGTCGGTACCCTCGGTGGATCCTCCACCAGCCACGAACTCATCCCGGGGTTGATCAAGCTCTACCAGGCCGGACGCTTCCCCTTCGACCGCCTGGTCACCGTCTACGACTTCGACGAGATCGACAAGGCGATCCACGATGCCCACGAGGGCGGCACCATCAAGGCCGTTCTCCGCGTCTCCGACATCTGA